From the genome of Hathewaya histolytica, one region includes:
- a CDS encoding V-type ATP synthase subunit C has product MDRMDFTQAVSRLRVLEKRLLNKVKIERMIDSSSADEALKVLNETEYSSLMGNVKRAEDYEILLQEELERVYSLISEITPDNSLIEILKIKYDYHNIKVLLKAKALNKEFPELLTTMGTQEIDKLKDAINTGIFKGLSEEIQGVIKEVEDKFKESKDPQVIDIITDKYMYEDMLKRAEILKEEFIIDYVKSNIDLINIRTLIRVKTQEKPLKFLQSVLLEGGMIKLDTLLNVYSDTFENIISKLSSTKYKAVVKEGLEEFLSSGKLTLFEKLFEDYLMNLVKNAKYVHFGPEPLFAYILAKETEIKIIRIIMVAKLNNVQSSVIRERLRDIYV; this is encoded by the coding sequence ATGGATAGAATGGATTTTACTCAGGCAGTATCTAGACTCAGAGTTCTAGAGAAAAGACTCCTTAATAAAGTTAAGATCGAAAGAATGATAGATAGTTCCTCTGCGGATGAAGCTCTTAAAGTGCTTAATGAAACAGAATACTCAAGTTTAATGGGAAATGTGAAAAGAGCAGAGGACTATGAAATACTTTTGCAAGAAGAACTTGAAAGGGTGTACTCTCTTATTAGTGAAATTACACCGGATAATTCTTTAATAGAGATATTAAAGATAAAGTATGATTATCATAATATCAAGGTTCTTTTAAAAGCTAAAGCTTTAAATAAAGAGTTCCCTGAACTTTTAACTACTATGGGTACCCAGGAAATAGATAAACTTAAAGATGCTATAAACACAGGCATTTTTAAAGGTCTATCAGAGGAAATTCAAGGGGTTATAAAAGAAGTAGAGGACAAATTTAAGGAGTCAAAAGACCCACAGGTTATAGATATAATTACAGATAAATATATGTATGAAGATATGTTAAAAAGAGCAGAAATCTTAAAAGAGGAATTTATAATAGACTATGTTAAATCAAATATAGATTTAATTAATATAAGAACTCTTATAAGAGTAAAAACTCAAGAGAAACCTTTGAAGTTTTTACAGAGTGTACTTTTAGAAGGTGGAATGATTAAATTAGATACCCTTCTAAATGTATATAGTGATACTTTTGAAAACATAATATCAAAATTATCTTCTACAAAATATAAGGCTGTTGTAAAAGAAGGATTAGAGGAATTCTTATCAAGTGGCAAACTTACTCTATTTGAAAAATTATTTGAAGATTATTTGATGAATCTTGTAAAGAATGCTAAATATGTTCACTTTGGACCAGAACCATTATTTGCTTATATTTTGGCAAAGGAAACTGAAATTAAGATTATAAGAATAATAATGGTAGCAAAATTAAACAATGTTCAAAGTAGCGTAATCAGAGAAAGGTTGCGTGATATATATGTATAA
- a CDS encoding V-type ATP synthase subunit F, which yields MYMYKIGVVGDKDSILAFKAIGIDTFPVIEPVQAQKTIDRLAMEEYAVIFVTEQVAAQIEETIERYNRQMLPAVILIPSNQGSLNIGLKRISDNVEKAVGVNIL from the coding sequence ATATATATGTATAAAATAGGAGTTGTAGGCGATAAGGATTCAATACTGGCCTTTAAAGCTATTGGGATAGATACTTTTCCTGTAATTGAGCCAGTTCAAGCTCAGAAGACCATAGATAGATTAGCTATGGAAGAATATGCAGTTATATTTGTAACAGAACAGGTGGCTGCACAAATAGAGGAAACAATAGAGAGATATAATAGACAAATGCTTCCTGCCGTGATTTTAATACCAAGTAACCAAGGTTCACTGAACATTGGATTAAAGAGAATAAGTGATAATGTTGAAAAGGCTGTAGGCGTGAATATATTATAG
- a CDS encoding ATPase, whose amino-acid sequence MEAIQKIKQAEEKGEEIVAKAKSEAKDLIKEVTKEAALKYENIIKEGKEEAQSLIKKAEEEGRKVAEPILEKGKSEKEAILNMNSIKLDKAVNLIYERIVKSHGNS is encoded by the coding sequence ATGGAAGCTATACAAAAAATAAAACAGGCTGAAGAAAAGGGCGAAGAAATAGTTGCAAAAGCTAAATCTGAAGCTAAAGATCTTATAAAGGAGGTCACAAAAGAAGCCGCTTTAAAGTATGAAAATATTATTAAAGAAGGCAAAGAAGAAGCCCAAAGCTTAATTAAAAAAGCGGAGGAAGAAGGAAGAAAAGTAGCTGAACCGATTTTAGAAAAAGGGAAAAGCGAAAAAGAAGCAATATTAAATATGAATAGTATTAAATTAGATAAGGCAGTAAATTTAATCTATGAGAGGATAGTGAAGTCTCATGGCAATAGTTAA
- the spoVB gene encoding stage V sporulation protein B, with amino-acid sequence MSRDDFYRNSFILTLSNLTTGVLKFLFSIILSRELGAEGLGLYALIMPIYDLFCCLICGGMVTSLSKEASFYYNRNDYANLRKTVRISFIFDLIWAFIISGLFLLFSPSISKFIIRDNRSLYSLWAIAPALIFVALSSIYKGYFFGISKVKVPAYIDVFEKAVRMIAIVGLIKVLSLKNITYTVTVTYIALSLGELLSFILLFIYYKTNNKIPNTPSTKNIETGFQLLFNILILAIPLCINGFLTTAISSFSTLLIPRRLVSAGIDYKVALGMIGRFSGMALTIVFFPMTIIFSISTLLIPDISKSIAVNDFYALENRIKEVMQISLLLGLGNLIICLTIPNNLGIMFFGRNDLGEYIKLASLSAPFTYMAASGYSILNGIGKQKRVLINSLITSILQVFLFYILLGIPSINIYGYGITFLIVSIISLILNFRDIYKFCPIEFNFGNIVINILLTFLIYFCIQLLDSIIPNSNMIFKNTLIIFMGFSIFFLSVFLIQKQES; translated from the coding sequence ATGAGTAGGGATGACTTTTATAGAAATTCTTTTATACTAACACTTTCAAACCTTACTACAGGAGTTTTAAAATTTCTATTTTCAATTATATTATCTAGGGAACTTGGGGCAGAAGGCCTAGGCCTTTATGCGCTTATAATGCCTATATATGATCTATTTTGTTGTCTTATTTGTGGTGGAATGGTAACTTCCTTATCTAAAGAAGCATCTTTTTATTACAATAGAAATGACTATGCAAACTTAAGAAAAACCGTTCGGATTTCATTTATTTTTGATTTAATATGGGCATTTATAATTAGTGGACTATTTTTATTATTTTCCCCATCTATTTCAAAATTCATTATACGAGATAACAGAAGTTTATATTCTCTTTGGGCCATTGCCCCAGCATTAATTTTTGTAGCTTTATCATCTATTTATAAAGGATACTTTTTTGGTATATCTAAAGTAAAGGTACCAGCGTACATAGATGTTTTTGAAAAAGCCGTTCGTATGATAGCCATAGTAGGACTTATTAAAGTTCTTTCGCTTAAAAACATAACTTATACCGTAACAGTAACTTATATTGCCTTAAGCCTAGGTGAACTTTTGAGTTTTATACTTTTATTTATTTATTATAAAACAAATAATAAGATTCCAAATACCCCTAGTACTAAAAATATAGAAACAGGCTTTCAGCTTTTATTTAATATATTAATTTTAGCAATTCCACTATGTATAAATGGTTTTTTAACCACAGCAATATCCTCTTTTTCTACACTATTGATTCCTAGAAGATTAGTATCTGCTGGCATAGATTATAAAGTGGCTCTAGGTATGATAGGTAGATTTTCTGGTATGGCTCTTACTATTGTATTTTTTCCTATGACAATAATTTTTTCAATATCAACACTACTTATTCCGGATATTTCTAAAAGCATAGCTGTAAATGACTTTTATGCATTAGAAAACAGAATAAAGGAAGTTATGCAAATTTCTCTTTTACTAGGACTTGGAAATCTAATTATATGTCTTACCATACCAAATAATTTAGGAATTATGTTCTTTGGAAGAAATGATCTCGGAGAATATATAAAACTTGCATCCCTTTCCGCTCCTTTTACCTATATGGCTGCCTCTGGTTATAGCATATTAAATGGAATTGGAAAACAGAAAAGAGTACTTATTAATTCTCTTATTACCTCTATTCTTCAAGTATTCTTATTTTATATATTATTAGGTATTCCTTCTATAAATATATATGGCTATGGAATTACATTTTTAATAGTTTCCATTATATCACTTATTTTAAACTTTAGAGATATTTATAAGTTTTGTCCTATAGAATTTAATTTTGGCAATATAGTTATAAATATACTTTTAACGTTTTTAATATACTTTTGTATTCAATTATTAGACTCTATTATACCTAACAGTAATATGATTTTTAAAAATACACTTATAATTTTTATGGGTTTTTCTATATTCTTTTTATCTGTATTTTTAATACAAAAGCAAGAATCTTAA
- a CDS encoding zinc dependent phospholipase C family protein — MNGTTIKKKFESAYGVTANKAFKVVNPIKKKLVRTPCIVHQFINEQALEILKLEDYDEVYLFYKELLHFLNQGAVWADQDFKSINHFFHYTEYKGLYGFSDALTLCLEYYNLSREKLDSDDLYDSIFYLGAACHLIQDSTVPHHVSNKLLKQHRHFEQWIIYKVVYEEKFRHLDGIIKCESLESCIKENAKMAYDTYLKCNNIYNIDERYDKVASSIIMRAKSTTAGVLLKFYEEEIKNKRRDK, encoded by the coding sequence ATGAACGGAACTACAATAAAAAAGAAATTTGAAAGTGCTTACGGTGTTACTGCAAATAAAGCTTTTAAAGTGGTAAATCCAATTAAGAAGAAACTAGTTAGAACACCATGTATAGTACATCAATTTATAAACGAGCAAGCTTTAGAAATACTAAAGCTAGAAGACTATGATGAGGTATATTTATTTTATAAAGAATTATTACATTTCTTAAATCAAGGTGCAGTATGGGCAGATCAGGATTTTAAAAGTATAAATCACTTTTTTCACTATACAGAATATAAAGGTCTTTATGGATTTTCTGATGCATTAACTCTTTGTCTAGAATATTATAATTTAAGTAGAGAGAAATTAGATTCAGATGATTTATATGATAGTATTTTTTATCTTGGAGCTGCTTGCCATCTAATTCAAGATTCTACAGTACCTCATCATGTGAGTAACAAGTTGTTAAAACAACATAGACATTTTGAGCAATGGATAATTTATAAAGTTGTTTATGAAGAAAAGTTTAGACATCTAGATGGTATAATTAAGTGTGAAAGTTTAGAGAGTTGTATAAAAGAAAATGCTAAAATGGCCTATGATACTTATTTAAAATGCAACAATATATATAATATAGATGAAAGATATGATAAAGTGGCATCAAGCATAATTATGCGTGCTAAAAGTACCACTGCTGGTGTGCTTTTAAAATTTTATGAAGAGGAAATAAAGAATAAGAGAAGAGACAAATAA
- a CDS encoding putative polysaccharide biosynthesis protein: MSDIAVEQQSTTKGFAILSMAGLVVKVLSLFYAPLLRRVLGDAGIGIYSYAYNIYVFLYVITNSGIPVAISKNISELIAVGNYRDAVRSFKIARRLLFFIGGVLSLFMFIYAKGLSEFIGSPSSRLAVMSLAPTLLVTSILSTYRGYFQGRGNMTPTAVSQVFEQIFNILFSLAFAYYLNLLFGLEAGVAGGTIGTFVGALVAVCILIFYYKKNKKIKMPKVGNLNVKRQSSKKLLKNIIAYSLPMTICIAMQNAGLIIDGKIAKFRLLDIGYNVRTANIMWGWIYQYTTLIGVPIIIIMSLAAAILPAISSAAALKDRKALNSNVNYAFKLCFLLSIPSAFGFLVLSEPICMLLGYSSHAATLLSIGAFNLILMSVLQIQTSILQGIGKIYLVTFYSVLGLLGKIVVNYIFIGIPFIGIKGILLGNFVCFLIPIILSAKAIRKSLRVKFNLLRKSKKIFFASAVMGLVVYLSYYILHTLSIMVFGRGYLINAVATFISIIVGAFIYLYVLILTGGIRKRDLNIFPAKVVRMIPKFMIQDLVE, encoded by the coding sequence ATGAGTGATATAGCGGTAGAACAACAATCAACTACCAAAGGTTTTGCCATATTGTCTATGGCAGGCCTTGTAGTTAAAGTATTATCTCTTTTTTATGCACCGCTCCTAAGAAGAGTTTTAGGGGATGCGGGCATAGGTATATATAGCTATGCTTACAATATCTATGTATTTCTTTATGTTATAACTAACTCAGGAATACCCGTTGCTATTTCAAAAAATATTTCAGAGTTAATAGCCGTAGGTAATTATAGAGATGCTGTTAGAAGTTTTAAAATTGCAAGAAGACTCTTATTTTTTATTGGTGGAGTTTTATCTTTATTTATGTTTATATATGCTAAAGGGTTAAGTGAATTTATAGGAAGCCCTAGTTCAAGGCTTGCTGTAATGTCTCTTGCACCTACACTTTTAGTAACATCGATTTTAAGTACATATAGAGGATATTTCCAAGGTAGAGGAAATATGACTCCAACAGCAGTATCTCAAGTTTTTGAACAGATTTTTAATATTTTATTTAGTTTAGCTTTTGCGTACTATCTTAACTTACTCTTTGGGTTAGAGGCAGGAGTTGCAGGGGGTACAATAGGAACTTTTGTAGGAGCTTTAGTTGCTGTATGTATATTAATTTTTTATTATAAAAAAAATAAAAAGATAAAGATGCCGAAGGTTGGGAATTTAAATGTTAAAAGACAGAGCTCTAAAAAGCTTCTAAAAAATATAATAGCATATTCTCTTCCTATGACCATATGCATCGCAATGCAAAATGCAGGGCTCATTATAGATGGTAAAATAGCTAAATTCAGACTTTTAGATATTGGATATAATGTAAGGACTGCGAATATTATGTGGGGTTGGATATATCAATATACTACACTTATTGGAGTACCTATAATTATAATAATGTCACTTGCAGCAGCTATACTGCCAGCTATATCCAGTGCAGCCGCTTTAAAAGATCGTAAGGCACTAAATAGCAATGTAAATTATGCCTTTAAATTATGTTTCTTGCTTTCTATACCATCAGCTTTTGGTTTTCTTGTTTTAAGTGAGCCAATATGTATGCTTTTGGGATATAGTAGTCATGCAGCAACACTATTATCTATAGGAGCATTTAATTTAATATTAATGTCTGTTTTGCAGATTCAAACATCTATATTGCAAGGTATAGGTAAAATTTATCTTGTAACCTTCTATAGTGTTTTAGGTCTTCTAGGAAAAATAGTTGTTAACTATATCTTTATTGGAATACCGTTTATAGGGATAAAAGGAATACTATTAGGCAACTTTGTATGTTTCTTAATACCAATTATATTAAGTGCTAAGGCTATAAGAAAAAGTTTAAGAGTTAAATTTAACTTATTAAGAAAATCTAAGAAGATATTTTTCGCATCTGCAGTTATGGGACTTGTTGTGTATCTTAGTTACTACATATTACATACATTATCAATCATGGTTTTTGGAAGAGGATATTTGATAAATGCTGTAGCCACATTTATATCTATAATAGTGGGAGCGTTTATATATTTATATGTTCTTATTTTAACTGGTGGAATTAGAAAAAGAGACTTAAATATATTCCCCGCAAAAGTAGTTAGGATGATTCCAAAATTTATGATACAAGATTTAGTAGAATAA
- a CDS encoding V-type ATP synthase subunit K yields the protein MKGFMEFLMQNGGLVFATLGIALAVIMSGIGSARGVGMVGESAAGLLTEEPEKFGKALVLQLLPGTQGLYGFVIGLMVFLKLTGDMTLGQGLYYFMACLPVAFAGWKSAIAQARTAAAGIAILAKNPEHTTKGIVLSVMVETYALLGFVISLLLVFKQI from the coding sequence ATGAAAGGATTCATGGAATTTTTAATGCAAAACGGGGGTCTTGTATTTGCAACACTTGGTATTGCACTTGCAGTTATTATGTCAGGTATAGGATCAGCTAGAGGTGTTGGTATGGTTGGTGAATCTGCTGCAGGACTATTAACTGAAGAACCAGAAAAGTTTGGTAAGGCCTTAGTTCTTCAATTATTACCAGGTACACAAGGTTTATATGGCTTCGTTATTGGACTTATGGTATTTTTAAAATTAACTGGTGATATGACATTAGGTCAAGGTTTATACTACTTTATGGCTTGCCTTCCAGTTGCTTTTGCAGGATGGAAATCAGCTATAGCACAGGCTAGAACAGCAGCTGCTGGTATAGCAATACTTGCTAAAAATCCAGAGCATACTACAAAAGGTATCGTTTTATCAGTAATGGTTGAAACTTACGCTCTTTTAGGATTCGTTATTTCTCTATTATTAGTGTTTAAGCAAATTTAA
- a CDS encoding V-type ATP synthase subunit E, which yields MSNIENLTSKIMEDSKGEAQRILESAKKEANDIMNSKEESAKKIKSGLIQKSNLEAKSKKDRIVSSAELKARNEKLEAKQEVINRTFNETISKLSKMSQEDFVSFLRGNISSLQLKGGEEIIVSKDFRESIDTSLLTDLNLRLAKEEREIPSGFIIINNGIEFNYTFEALVHSLREELEYEVASILFN from the coding sequence ATGTCTAATATAGAAAACTTAACTTCTAAAATTATGGAAGATTCTAAAGGAGAAGCTCAAAGAATATTAGAAAGTGCTAAAAAAGAAGCAAATGATATTATGAACTCTAAAGAAGAATCTGCAAAGAAGATTAAATCAGGTTTAATACAAAAATCAAATTTAGAAGCTAAGAGTAAAAAGGATAGGATAGTTTCTAGTGCAGAACTTAAAGCTAGAAATGAAAAATTAGAGGCTAAACAAGAAGTTATAAATAGAACTTTTAATGAAACTATAAGTAAACTTTCTAAAATGAGCCAAGAAGATTTTGTGAGCTTTTTAAGAGGAAATATATCTTCTTTACAATTGAAAGGTGGAGAAGAAATTATAGTTTCTAAGGATTTTAGGGAGTCAATTGATACTTCATTACTTACAGATTTAAATTTAAGACTTGCAAAAGAAGAGAGAGAGATTCCGTCAGGATTTATTATAATTAATAATGGTATTGAATTTAACTATACTTTTGAGGCCTTAGTTCATTCTTTAAGAGAAGAACTAGAATATGAGGTGGCAAGTATATTATTCAATTAG
- a CDS encoding V-type ATP synthase subunit I has translation MAIVKMNKFSLFSFKTKKEILLDALHKFGKVQFINLQDKNTEDLEFFQKDSEKIKLSEIEENLAKLKFSLDFIEKYIDKEGTIEALKKGKSTISYERLIEVGTSETWREYYSSLKEKEKSLNEIKNEYTKLNSEVEVLKPWLNLDTRIIDLKGMKTSLYFIGSIPKAAKESFIEEFNSKVESSYIEVISEVKADLNLLVIVHKEEKEAESILKSFGFNSITLNYEDVPCKIVESLNVRKEEILKEEENIKGSIKEFKGQYEELKIAYEYYSTLEDKAEASENFLKSKNVVAIEGWVPTKEVSNLEREIKEVVGEDYYFTTEGAEVDDSEVPVLLKNNKLVSAFESITEMYSLPRYNEIDPTPLLTPFYLVFFGMMLADIGYGLLMLLGTIFALKAFNLDDKQKSFVKFFLFLSIPTMIAGAVYGSFFGGIINLPKLVDPGEDVIVILIASIILGVVQIFAGLGIKAYMLIREKDYVGALFDVGAWYASLIGAFLFLGAGAIGLSQTVSTIGKWIMIIGMATIVLTHGRENKSVGAKLGAGLYSLYGISGYVGDLVSYSRLMALGLAGGFIGSAFNIMVGMLGNGVAKWIFAPLIFVAGHIFNLLLSALGAYVHTARLQYVEYFGKFYEGGGKAFKPFKSKNKFINIKNK, from the coding sequence ATGGCAATAGTTAAAATGAATAAATTCTCTTTATTTTCTTTTAAGACTAAAAAAGAGATTTTACTAGATGCTCTTCATAAGTTTGGAAAGGTTCAATTTATAAATCTTCAAGATAAGAATACAGAGGATTTGGAGTTTTTCCAAAAGGACTCAGAAAAAATTAAGTTATCAGAAATAGAGGAGAACCTTGCAAAGCTGAAATTTTCTTTGGATTTCATAGAAAAATATATTGATAAAGAAGGAACTATTGAGGCACTTAAAAAAGGTAAGAGTACTATTTCTTACGAAAGACTTATTGAAGTTGGAACTAGTGAAACTTGGAGAGAGTACTATAGCTCCTTAAAGGAAAAAGAAAAGAGCTTAAATGAAATTAAAAATGAATATACAAAGTTAAATTCAGAAGTAGAAGTTCTTAAACCTTGGCTTAATCTAGATACTAGAATTATAGATCTTAAAGGAATGAAAACTTCTTTGTATTTTATAGGAAGTATCCCAAAGGCTGCCAAGGAATCCTTTATAGAAGAATTTAATTCAAAGGTTGAAAGTTCATATATTGAAGTTATAAGTGAAGTTAAGGCAGACCTTAACCTATTAGTTATAGTTCATAAAGAGGAAAAAGAAGCAGAAAGCATTCTTAAATCTTTTGGATTTAATAGCATTACTTTAAATTATGAAGATGTACCATGTAAAATAGTTGAATCTCTAAACGTAAGAAAAGAAGAGATTTTAAAAGAAGAAGAAAATATTAAGGGTTCTATAAAAGAATTTAAAGGTCAGTATGAAGAACTTAAAATAGCTTATGAATATTACTCTACATTAGAAGATAAAGCAGAAGCTTCAGAAAACTTTTTAAAGAGTAAAAATGTTGTGGCTATAGAAGGATGGGTACCGACTAAAGAAGTCTCTAATCTAGAGAGAGAAATTAAAGAAGTAGTGGGAGAAGATTATTATTTTACTACTGAAGGAGCAGAAGTAGATGATAGTGAAGTTCCTGTACTTCTTAAAAACAATAAACTTGTTTCAGCTTTTGAATCTATAACTGAAATGTATAGTTTACCAAGATATAATGAAATAGACCCAACTCCATTATTAACACCATTCTACCTAGTTTTCTTTGGAATGATGCTTGCGGATATTGGATATGGACTTTTAATGTTACTTGGAACCATTTTTGCACTTAAAGCATTTAATCTTGATGATAAACAAAAGAGTTTTGTTAAATTCTTTTTATTTCTAAGTATACCAACTATGATTGCTGGTGCAGTATATGGAAGTTTCTTTGGTGGGATTATAAATTTACCTAAATTAGTTGACCCAGGGGAGGATGTTATAGTAATACTTATTGCATCTATTATACTTGGTGTTGTACAGATTTTTGCAGGACTTGGAATAAAAGCTTATATGTTAATTAGAGAAAAAGACTATGTAGGTGCATTATTTGATGTAGGTGCATGGTATGCTTCCTTAATAGGAGCCTTCCTTTTCTTGGGTGCTGGAGCTATTGGTTTATCACAAACAGTAAGTACTATAGGAAAGTGGATAATGATAATAGGAATGGCTACTATTGTACTAACACATGGTAGAGAAAATAAAAGTGTTGGAGCAAAACTTGGTGCTGGACTATATTCTTTATATGGAATATCAGGATATGTTGGTGACTTAGTTTCTTATTCAAGACTTATGGCTTTAGGTCTTGCAGGAGGATTCATAGGTTCAGCATTCAACATAATGGTTGGAATGCTTGGCAATGGGGTGGCTAAATGGATATTTGCTCCTTTAATCTTTGTTGCAGGACACATATTCAATTTACTTTTAAGTGCCTTAGGTGCATATGTTCATACTGCTAGATTACAGTATGTTGAATATTTCGGTAAATTTTATGAGGGTGGAGGTAAAGCCTTTAAACCTTTTAAATCTAAAAATAAATTCATAAATATTAAAAACAAGTAG
- a CDS encoding B12-binding domain-containing radical SAM protein, giving the protein MKALLVALNSQYIHSNLAIRYLRAYTKDMDYNCVLKEFTINNRIEQVLEGIMEEKPDFICFSTYIWNVDMVKALSHLIKRIDSKIEILYGGPEVSFDSEEFLKESNGDYVIKGEGEKAFREFIEYKLKIRNINSIKGFYYSKNGEIFFNGNRENMDMNEIVFPYEECENLENKIVYYEGSRGCPFRCKYCLSSTDRNLRFLNIERIKKELQFFIDKKVKLVKFVDRTFNANHDFAMAIWEYLIKNAKETSFHFEISADILKKDEIELLKSAPSGLFQFEVGVQSTNNTTLKHINRMVNFSSIEEKVVEIKNLQNIKQHLDLIAGLPGEDLSSFINSFNDVYSIEPEEIQLGFLKLLKGSNMREEAGMWGMEYSPYPPYEILKTSSISYEELVILKRVEAMVDKYYNSGKFHNIIKYFINIFPNPFDFYLELSKFFKHKGYLNRNISSTEYYKVFLDFNKEILKRDNNSLKEIIKYDYLTYNKRSWVPDFIREDVNRDEIDKVKEILKQDDVNINFSKVHIQKFNLDMELYIQENVLKKAEVYVIFYENKYKVKFITNIDKSF; this is encoded by the coding sequence ATGAAGGCATTATTAGTTGCACTAAATTCGCAGTACATACATTCAAATTTGGCTATAAGATATCTAAGAGCATACACAAAAGATATGGATTATAACTGTGTTTTAAAAGAATTTACTATAAACAATAGAATTGAACAAGTATTAGAAGGTATTATGGAAGAAAAACCAGACTTTATATGTTTTTCAACCTATATATGGAATGTAGATATGGTAAAGGCTCTAAGCCATTTAATTAAAAGGATTGACAGTAAAATAGAAATATTATATGGAGGACCTGAAGTAAGCTTTGATAGTGAAGAATTTTTAAAAGAAAGTAACGGGGATTATGTAATAAAGGGTGAGGGAGAAAAAGCTTTTCGTGAATTTATAGAATATAAGCTTAAGATTAGAAATATTAATAGTATAAAGGGATTCTATTATAGTAAAAATGGAGAGATATTTTTTAACGGGAATCGTGAAAATATGGATATGAACGAAATTGTATTTCCTTACGAGGAATGTGAAAATCTCGAAAATAAAATTGTATACTATGAAGGTTCTAGGGGATGTCCCTTCCGCTGTAAATATTGTCTTTCATCTACAGATAGAAATTTAAGATTTTTAAATATAGAGAGAATAAAAAAAGAACTACAATTTTTTATAGATAAGAAAGTAAAATTAGTTAAATTTGTAGATAGAACATTCAATGCTAATCATGATTTTGCCATGGCTATTTGGGAGTATTTAATTAAAAATGCTAAAGAAACTTCTTTTCACTTTGAAATATCAGCAGATATACTAAAAAAAGATGAGATTGAATTACTAAAAAGTGCACCTAGTGGCTTATTTCAGTTCGAGGTTGGGGTTCAAAGTACCAATAATACTACTTTAAAACATATAAATAGAATGGTTAATTTTTCTTCTATAGAGGAAAAAGTTGTAGAGATTAAAAATCTTCAAAATATAAAGCAACATTTAGATTTAATAGCAGGATTACCAGGAGAAGATTTAAGTTCTTTTATTAATTCATTTAACGATGTATATTCAATAGAACCAGAAGAGATTCAACTAGGGTTTTTAAAATTATTAAAAGGTTCTAATATGAGGGAGGAAGCAGGTATGTGGGGAATGGAATATTCGCCATATCCACCTTATGAAATTTTAAAAACATCTAGCATAAGTTACGAGGAATTAGTAATACTAAAAAGAGTAGAAGCTATGGTAGATAAATATTATAATAGTGGAAAATTCCATAACATAATAAAATATTTTATAAATATTTTCCCAAATCCTTTTGATTTTTATTTAGAACTATCAAAGTTTTTTAAACATAAGGGATATCTTAATAGGAATATTAGCTCTACAGAGTATTACAAAGTATTTCTAGATTTTAATAAGGAAATATTAAAAAGAGATAATAACAGTTTAAAAGAAATTATAAAGTATGATTACTTAACTTACAACAAAAGAAGTTGGGTTCCCGACTTTATAAGAGAAGATGTGAATAGAGATGAAATAGATAAAGTAAAGGAAATTTTAAAACAAGATGATGTAAACATAAACTTTTCAAAAGTACATATACAAAAGTTTAATTTAGACATGGAATTATATATACAAGAAAATGTTTTAAAAAAGGCTGAAGTATATGTGATTTTTTACGAAAATAAATACAAGGTTAAATTTATAACAAATATAGATAAGAGTTTTTAA